Proteins encoded by one window of Planktothrix tepida PCC 9214:
- a CDS encoding type IV pilus secretin family protein — MKQLQGIGAGLLTSAAIAIVAQTPAFAQTQVQDVRLIEMNGEVGLLLMTKGGERPEVFVVRRGNDFVADIINTQLPGQKQNFQQNNPIPGIASVVVTQLDPTSIRVIVSGVNSPPEARILQGGREGIVISLGTASGAVAQVPNQAITPPPPTPGSTPKPPARGSQPVLIPDPQITIDGRNVPQGAPRPVDAAPPFLPRAVAPPVGDIAVSNINPTTTSTIRLDNGQRIPRLVLRDAPVRDVLALLARTAGLNIAFLDAASEQSGQTAPGGASTGNGQKISLDIENESVEDVFNYVLRLSGLEANRNGNTIFIGSRLPNSARNVVVRSFRLNQVNAETAAGFLVSMGAERSITREQQVTQSNSVNIPGSTQALTTTDTRVTTVVETLRIETQDSTPLLRGLQVLVDERLNSVTLVGTPNIVELASAQLVQLDLRQRQVAVNVKVIDVNLSGEEAANSSFSFGINDTFFVNDGGAATVNFGGYNPPNSVTTRAGINARPIVPNPISGEDPFYDPNQLSVTPLTAPGGGVGLQPIAPVSERTNQVGISEYEPFTRNLETGALDALGTVTNSVFPYFQYPKKFLSTLTAQIISGNAKILTDPTLVVQEGESAAVALVEEVVKSATTTTTATVSGTISSQNFQFQDVGLTLAIDVERIDDNGFVTLRVRPTVSAPGDRVNSADQSFALQILRRTVDSGNIRLRDGQTLIVSGIIQEQERSNVSKIPLLGDLPIVGSLFRRTTKNNQRAEVIVLVTPQILDDSDRNPYGYEYNPSPDALRMMRGR; from the coding sequence GTGAAACAGCTTCAAGGAATTGGTGCAGGACTTTTAACCAGTGCTGCGATCGCTATTGTGGCGCAAACCCCAGCATTTGCACAAACCCAAGTTCAAGATGTGCGACTGATAGAAATGAACGGGGAAGTGGGTTTACTGTTAATGACAAAAGGGGGAGAGCGACCGGAAGTATTTGTCGTCCGACGGGGAAATGATTTTGTTGCCGATATTATTAATACGCAACTTCCCGGCCAAAAACAAAACTTTCAACAAAATAATCCCATTCCAGGTATTGCTTCGGTTGTTGTCACCCAACTTGATCCCACCAGTATCCGGGTAATTGTCAGTGGGGTAAATAGTCCCCCCGAAGCCCGAATTCTCCAAGGAGGTAGAGAAGGGATTGTAATTAGTCTGGGTACGGCATCCGGTGCTGTGGCTCAAGTTCCGAATCAAGCCATAACCCCACCTCCTCCCACTCCTGGATCTACTCCTAAACCCCCAGCTAGAGGTTCTCAGCCAGTATTGATTCCTGATCCTCAAATCACCATTGATGGCCGAAACGTTCCCCAGGGAGCACCTCGCCCCGTTGATGCGGCTCCACCCTTTCTTCCCCGTGCTGTAGCACCCCCAGTTGGGGATATTGCTGTTTCTAATATTAATCCCACGACAACTTCGACGATTCGTTTAGATAATGGTCAACGCATTCCGCGTTTAGTGTTGCGAGATGCCCCAGTGCGTGATGTACTGGCATTATTAGCCAGAACCGCCGGATTAAATATTGCTTTTTTAGATGCAGCGTCTGAACAATCAGGACAAACAGCCCCCGGAGGCGCTTCAACCGGAAACGGACAAAAAATTTCTCTCGATATTGAAAACGAGTCAGTTGAAGATGTATTTAACTATGTTTTACGGTTAAGTGGATTAGAAGCTAACCGCAACGGAAATACTATTTTTATTGGGTCAAGACTACCCAATTCTGCGAGAAATGTCGTGGTTCGTTCCTTCCGCCTCAACCAAGTTAACGCAGAAACCGCAGCCGGGTTTTTAGTCAGTATGGGGGCAGAACGTTCGATTACCCGTGAACAACAGGTAACTCAATCGAACTCAGTTAATATTCCGGGGAGTACCCAAGCGTTAACCACAACCGATACACGGGTGACAACGGTTGTAGAAACCCTAAGAATTGAAACTCAAGACTCAACTCCCTTATTGCGAGGATTGCAAGTTTTAGTCGATGAACGGCTTAATAGTGTGACCTTGGTAGGAACACCCAACATTGTAGAATTAGCTTCGGCTCAACTGGTGCAACTGGATCTACGTCAGCGTCAAGTGGCGGTTAATGTTAAAGTCATTGACGTAAATTTAAGCGGAGAAGAAGCCGCCAATAGTAGCTTCTCCTTTGGAATTAACGATACCTTCTTTGTTAATGATGGAGGGGCAGCAACCGTTAATTTTGGGGGCTATAATCCCCCGAACAGTGTAACAACCCGAGCAGGTATTAATGCTCGACCGATTGTTCCCAATCCCATTAGTGGTGAAGATCCGTTCTACGATCCGAATCAACTGTCTGTTACTCCTTTAACGGCACCGGGCGGAGGGGTTGGTTTACAACCGATTGCACCTGTATCAGAACGGACGAATCAAGTTGGGATTTCTGAGTATGAACCCTTTACCCGAAATTTAGAAACTGGGGCACTTGACGCTTTAGGGACAGTCACCAATAGCGTTTTTCCCTACTTCCAATATCCCAAGAAGTTCCTATCCACCTTAACGGCTCAAATTATCAGTGGCAATGCCAAGATTTTGACCGATCCAACCTTAGTGGTTCAAGAGGGGGAAAGTGCTGCGGTTGCTTTAGTGGAAGAGGTTGTCAAATCGGCAACCACCACCACCACCGCAACCGTATCAGGAACGATCAGCAGTCAGAATTTCCAGTTCCAAGATGTGGGTTTAACTCTAGCTATTGATGTAGAACGAATTGATGATAATGGATTTGTGACCCTGCGAGTCCGACCGACTGTTAGTGCCCCTGGAGATCGGGTGAATAGTGCGGATCAAAGTTTTGCCCTTCAGATTCTCAGACGCACGGTAGACTCTGGGAATATTCGCTTACGGGATGGTCAGACTCTGATTGTTTCGGGGATTATTCAGGAACAAGAACGGTCTAATGTTAGCAAAATTCCACTGTTAGGAGATTTACCCATTGTTGGTTCGTTGTTCCGTCGAACCACGAAAAACAATCAACGGGCAGAAGTGATTGTGTTAGTGACGCCTCAAATTTTGGATGATAGCGATCGCAATCCCTACGGTTACGAATATAACCCCAGTCCCGATGCTTTACGAATGATGAGAGGACGTTAG
- a CDS encoding arylsulfatase has protein sequence MTPSNSIQRQILPIPDQTPIGLTTYDAKDPDTHYPPIRDLRPPAGAPNVLIVLLDDVGFGASSAFGGPCNTPTFEKLASQGLKYTRFHTTALCAPTRQALLTGRNHHSVGMGNITETATAAPGYSSVRPNTKAPLAETLKLNGYSTAYLGKCHEVPVWQTSPMGPFDGWPTGGGGFEYFYGFIGGENNQWEPALYEGTTPIEPPKTPEQGYHLTEDLADKAIAWVSQQKALMPDKPFFMYFAPGATHAPHHVPKEWIEKYKGKFAHGWDQQREITFAKQKELGVIPPDAQLTQRHAEIPAWDDMNPQLKPVLEREMEVYAAFLEHTDYHVGRVIDTLEHLGILDETLVYVIIGDNGASAEGTLQGAFNEMANFNGMAALETPEFMLSKLDEFGSPESYNHYAVGWAWAMDTPYQWTKQVASHWGGTRNGTIVHWPKKIEEKGGIRNQFCHVIDIAPTILELAGIPEPIMVNGVQQSQYEGTSMVYSFNDAKAPERHEVQYFEMFGNRGIYYKGWSAVTKHRTPWVMTNQKMLPFDDDVWELYDGSKDWIQAHDLSKEMPEKLHELQRLFLIEAVKYNVLPLDDRQVERCNPETAGRPTLIKGNSQLFFAGMGRLSENSVVNIKNKSFSVTSQLQVPSEGVEGVIIAQGGRFGGWSVYSHEGKAKFVYNVLGIQSFVTEAEQPIPPGQHQVRMEFNYDGGGLGKGGNVTLYYDGQSVGTGRVEHTQAFIFSADETTDIGYESGTPVTPDYTFNSSRFTGKIDWVQLDVGTDNHDHLINPEDQLKIIMARQ, from the coding sequence ATGACGCCCAGTAATTCTATTCAACGCCAAATTCTCCCGATTCCTGATCAGACCCCCATCGGACTGACCACCTACGATGCCAAAGATCCCGATACGCACTATCCCCCCATTCGCGATCTGCGTCCACCAGCAGGGGCTCCCAATGTGTTAATTGTGCTGCTGGATGATGTGGGTTTTGGTGCTTCCAGTGCCTTTGGTGGCCCCTGCAATACCCCCACCTTCGAGAAACTTGCATCCCAGGGACTCAAATACACCCGTTTTCACACCACCGCCCTCTGTGCTCCCACCCGACAGGCATTACTCACCGGACGCAACCATCATTCCGTCGGCATGGGCAATATTACGGAAACGGCCACCGCCGCCCCCGGTTACAGTTCCGTGCGTCCCAACACCAAAGCTCCCCTTGCAGAAACCCTGAAATTGAATGGCTACTCAACGGCTTATTTAGGCAAATGTCATGAAGTCCCCGTGTGGCAAACCTCCCCGATGGGCCCCTTTGACGGCTGGCCAACTGGAGGCGGGGGTTTTGAATATTTCTATGGTTTTATTGGTGGGGAGAATAATCAATGGGAACCCGCCCTCTATGAAGGTACAACTCCCATAGAACCTCCCAAAACACCAGAACAAGGCTATCACTTAACCGAAGATTTAGCAGATAAAGCGATCGCATGGGTCAGTCAACAAAAAGCCCTGATGCCCGATAAACCCTTCTTTATGTACTTTGCTCCCGGTGCAACCCACGCCCCCCATCACGTTCCCAAGGAGTGGATCGAAAAGTACAAAGGTAAGTTTGCTCACGGGTGGGATCAACAACGTGAAATCACCTTCGCCAAACAGAAAGAACTGGGAGTCATCCCACCCGATGCCCAACTCACTCAACGCCATGCAGAAATTCCTGCCTGGGACGACATGAACCCCCAACTTAAACCCGTGTTGGAACGGGAGATGGAGGTTTATGCCGCCTTTCTGGAACACACCGACTACCACGTCGGGCGAGTCATCGACACCCTAGAACACTTAGGCATCCTCGATGAGACTCTCGTTTATGTGATTATTGGCGATAACGGAGCTTCTGCCGAAGGAACCCTGCAAGGAGCGTTTAACGAGATGGCGAACTTCAACGGCATGGCAGCCCTGGAAACGCCGGAGTTCATGTTGTCAAAATTAGATGAATTTGGCTCTCCTGAGTCCTATAACCACTATGCCGTCGGTTGGGCTTGGGCGATGGATACCCCCTATCAATGGACAAAACAAGTCGCATCCCACTGGGGAGGCACTCGCAACGGTACGATTGTTCATTGGCCTAAGAAAATTGAGGAAAAGGGCGGCATCCGTAACCAGTTTTGCCATGTGATTGATATTGCACCGACAATTCTGGAGTTGGCGGGAATTCCTGAACCCATCATGGTTAACGGGGTGCAGCAAAGCCAATATGAAGGCACGAGCATGGTTTATAGTTTCAATGATGCCAAGGCTCCAGAACGCCATGAGGTGCAGTATTTTGAGATGTTTGGCAACCGAGGCATCTACTATAAAGGATGGAGTGCCGTTACAAAACACCGCACCCCCTGGGTGATGACAAATCAAAAGATGTTGCCCTTTGATGATGATGTCTGGGAACTGTACGACGGCAGCAAAGACTGGATACAGGCCCATGATCTGTCCAAAGAGATGCCAGAGAAACTGCACGAACTACAACGCCTATTTCTCATAGAGGCGGTTAAGTATAATGTTCTACCATTGGATGATCGCCAGGTGGAACGGTGTAATCCTGAAACTGCGGGGCGACCAACTTTAATTAAGGGGAATTCCCAGTTGTTCTTTGCGGGGATGGGGCGTCTCTCGGAAAACAGCGTTGTCAATATTAAGAACAAATCCTTCTCCGTGACATCCCAACTGCAAGTTCCCTCAGAAGGAGTAGAAGGGGTGATTATTGCCCAAGGCGGTCGGTTTGGGGGTTGGAGTGTCTATAGCCATGAAGGAAAAGCCAAGTTTGTCTATAACGTCCTGGGTATTCAGAGTTTTGTTACAGAAGCCGAACAACCGATCCCACCCGGTCAACATCAAGTGCGAATGGAGTTTAACTATGATGGAGGTGGTTTAGGTAAGGGTGGCAATGTCACACTTTACTACGACGGTCAGTCAGTAGGGACGGGTCGGGTGGAACATACTCAAGCGTTTATTTTTTCCGCAGACGAAACGACTGATATCGGCTATGAGTCCGGTACGCCTGTCACCCCTGACTACACCTTTAACAGTAGTCGATTTACGGGGAAAATCGATTGGGTACAGCTTGATGTGGGGACAGATAACCACGACCATTTGATAAATCCTGAAGATCAATTGAAGATCATCATGGCACGACAGTAG
- the cobD gene encoding threonine-phosphate decarboxylase CobD has protein sequence MEATHSPQHGGNLIWAATVANCSPSDILDFSASINPWGPPLSALSAIHSHLSDLNAYPNPDYAELRAAIAVAVNGAMAHESLEADWILPGNGAAELLTWAGRELAQLDATYLLTPAFGDYGRTLNAFDGTVIECPLSMASVELTFSLPQPFNSRSGLLINNPHNPTGKLFSAQVLLELLEQFALVVVDEAFMDFLLPRQQQSLVSWVKEFENLVILRSLTKFYSLPGLRLGYAIAHPQRLKKWQGWRDPWPVNSLAVAAGIAVLQDTEFQEQTWHWLEASRPKLYQDLTHIPGLKPFKSVANFILVESDYSVSTLQLKLLKHHQILIRDCLSFPSLGDRYFRVAVKTETQNQRLIQALTTVCLEEN, from the coding sequence GTGGAAGCAACCCATTCACCCCAACACGGGGGAAATTTAATCTGGGCCGCGACCGTAGCTAACTGTTCTCCCTCGGATATTCTGGATTTTTCTGCCAGTATTAATCCTTGGGGGCCGCCTTTATCTGCTCTGAGTGCCATTCATAGTCACCTGAGCGATTTGAATGCTTATCCTAATCCTGATTATGCAGAATTGAGAGCAGCGATCGCAGTTGCGGTCAATGGTGCAATGGCCCATGAGTCCCTAGAGGCGGATTGGATTTTACCCGGAAATGGAGCCGCAGAATTACTCACCTGGGCAGGACGGGAACTCGCGCAGTTAGATGCGACCTATTTACTCACGCCTGCCTTTGGGGACTATGGGCGGACGCTCAACGCTTTTGATGGAACTGTGATCGAGTGTCCGCTTTCGATGGCTTCTGTAGAGTTAACATTCTCTCTGCCTCAACCTTTTAATTCTCGCTCAGGTTTATTAATTAATAACCCCCATAACCCGACGGGAAAATTATTTTCTGCTCAGGTATTATTAGAATTATTAGAACAGTTTGCGTTGGTGGTGGTTGATGAAGCGTTTATGGATTTTTTACTTCCTCGTCAACAGCAAAGTTTAGTGTCTTGGGTGAAAGAATTTGAGAATTTAGTGATTTTGCGATCGCTGACCAAATTTTATAGTTTACCGGGGCTACGTTTAGGATATGCGATCGCCCATCCCCAACGGTTAAAAAAATGGCAAGGCTGGCGTGATCCTTGGCCTGTAAATAGTTTAGCAGTGGCAGCCGGAATTGCTGTTTTACAAGATACAGAATTTCAGGAACAAACTTGGCATTGGTTAGAAGCATCTCGCCCCAAACTTTATCAAGATTTAACCCATATACCCGGATTAAAACCTTTTAAAAGTGTGGCTAATTTTATTTTAGTTGAGTCAGATTACTCGGTTTCTACATTGCAATTAAAGTTATTAAAACATCATCAAATTTTAATTCGAGATTGTTTGAGTTTTCCTAGTTTAGGCGATCGCTATTTTCGAGTAGCCGTTAAAACAGAAACTCAAAATCAACGATTAATTCAAGCGTTAACAACGGTTTGTTTAGAGGAAAACTAA
- a CDS encoding type I restriction enzyme subunit R domain-containing protein: MGFSPPPKHSTSREHAIKYKLAFDQYLREKCYDDIKSLVAFSGSMVLEEYPEETFTEVKMNQGIKTSEIADQFASDAYQVLLVANKFQTGFDQPLLHTMFVDKRLDGVQAVQTLSRLNRTTPGKDDTFVLDFVNKSEDIYNAFKPYYEETSVGEKADPQQLNDLSYQLYEWQLFSQEDVNNFCEIWFRPKTALTEREHQQLNSLLDPIAENYKNLKDSEKEQFKNQLTSFRNLYLFLSQIINYQDSDLEKLYAYGRFLLKKLPRSTEDPKIDLSGDLELKYYRLQKISEGEINLKEGTAEPLKGATAVGTRQPDQKVPLSQLVDLLNERFGTNFTPADQLFFEQITETALSNDTIKQAAQVNTKENFAPVLERNLENLFIERIEGNEKIFMEVMNNEEFRAVVFEKLLSSIYEVFKVKN; the protein is encoded by the coding sequence ATGGGTTTTTCTCCCCCTCCCAAACATTCAACTTCCCGTGAACACGCGATAAAATATAAACTTGCTTTTGATCAATATTTGCGAGAAAAATGCTATGATGATATTAAATCCCTGGTGGCTTTTTCCGGTTCAATGGTATTAGAAGAATATCCAGAAGAAACCTTTACAGAAGTTAAAATGAATCAAGGGATTAAAACTTCAGAAATTGCTGATCAATTTGCTAGTGATGCTTATCAAGTATTGTTGGTGGCGAATAAATTTCAAACCGGATTTGATCAACCTTTACTTCATACTATGTTTGTCGATAAACGACTGGATGGCGTTCAAGCGGTGCAAACTTTATCCCGTCTCAACCGCACCACCCCCGGAAAAGATGACACTTTTGTTCTCGATTTTGTTAACAAATCTGAAGATATTTATAACGCCTTTAAACCTTATTACGAAGAAACCTCAGTCGGAGAAAAAGCAGACCCCCAACAACTCAATGATCTCTCGTATCAACTGTATGAATGGCAATTATTTAGCCAAGAAGATGTTAATAATTTTTGTGAAATTTGGTTTCGTCCGAAAACCGCTTTAACCGAAAGAGAACACCAACAATTAAATAGTTTATTAGACCCTATTGCTGAAAACTATAAAAATCTGAAAGATTCCGAAAAAGAACAATTTAAAAATCAACTCACCAGCTTTCGGAATCTTTATTTATTCCTATCTCAAATTATTAATTATCAAGATTCGGATTTAGAAAAACTGTATGCGTATGGGCGTTTTCTGCTGAAGAAATTACCCCGCAGCACAGAAGACCCTAAAATTGATTTATCAGGAGATCTGGAACTGAAATATTATCGATTACAAAAAATTAGTGAAGGTGAAATTAATTTAAAGGAAGGAACAGCAGAACCCTTAAAAGGGGCGACCGCAGTAGGAACACGTCAACCGGATCAAAAAGTGCCGTTATCCCAGCTTGTTGACCTTCTTAACGAACGCTTTGGCACTAATTTTACTCCGGCTGATCAACTGTTTTTTGAGCAAATTACCGAAACCGCGCTCTCAAATGATACTATTAAACAAGCGGCTCAAGTCAATACAAAAGAAAACTTTGCTCCCGTGTTAGAAAGAAACCTGGAGAATTTATTTATAGAACGCATAGAAGGAAACGAAAAAATCTTTATGGAAGTCATGAATAATGAAGAATTTAGAGCGGTAGTTTTTGAAAAATTACTTTCTAGTATTTATGAGGTTTTTAAAGTTAAAAATTAG
- a CDS encoding HU family DNA-binding protein, giving the protein MNKGELVDAVAERASVTKKQADAVLTAALDTIMEAVSNDDKVTLVGFGSFESRERKAREGRNPKTGEKMEIPATKVPAFSAGKLFKEKVAHNED; this is encoded by the coding sequence ATGAACAAAGGTGAATTAGTGGATGCCGTAGCAGAACGGGCCAGTGTAACCAAAAAACAAGCTGATGCAGTGTTGACGGCAGCTTTAGATACGATCATGGAAGCAGTTTCCAATGACGACAAAGTGACACTGGTTGGCTTTGGTTCCTTTGAGTCACGGGAACGAAAAGCTCGTGAAGGCCGTAACCCGAAAACGGGTGAAAAGATGGAAATTCCAGCCACGAAAGTTCCTGCTTTTTCAGCCGGGAAACTATTCAAAGAAAAAGTTGCTCATAACGAGGATTAA
- a CDS encoding pilus assembly protein PilO has translation MTVANEFIQDVDGEGGGPVIFGIALTPKIMGIGAGVVGAILAGFLIYQFLLPTLAEGQTLRDEIKTKQDEIEKQDQRLRERAKAEKELADAKVRRATVTALFADETSLETLLFDINEQINKINAGIIDDSKRAKLSLFTPVVLDKPEAEIVNDGSLGPDVNGKLRRRAYKVEFEGSFEQTLKFLASLERLQPLLVVRGLKSSLKDQTQTIEGEYRQGKFVPSANQPQRRLKTAFELQVLLPLSPEQAKAAVEAAKPAETPAEPPK, from the coding sequence ATGACCGTAGCCAATGAATTTATTCAAGATGTTGACGGTGAAGGCGGTGGGCCAGTTATATTTGGCATTGCCTTAACACCCAAAATCATGGGAATTGGTGCCGGAGTTGTGGGGGCAATTCTAGCAGGGTTCTTAATCTATCAATTTCTTCTTCCCACCTTAGCGGAAGGTCAAACTTTACGCGATGAAATTAAAACCAAACAAGATGAAATTGAGAAACAAGATCAGCGTTTACGGGAACGGGCTAAAGCTGAAAAAGAGTTAGCAGATGCTAAAGTTCGCCGAGCGACTGTTACCGCTTTATTTGCCGATGAAACCAGTTTAGAAACCCTGTTATTTGATATTAACGAACAGATTAATAAAATTAATGCGGGGATCATTGATGATAGCAAAAGAGCGAAACTTTCTTTGTTCACACCTGTTGTATTAGACAAACCAGAAGCAGAGATTGTCAATGATGGCAGCTTAGGCCCCGATGTCAATGGCAAACTCAGAAGACGTGCTTATAAAGTGGAGTTTGAAGGCAGTTTTGAGCAAACCCTAAAGTTTTTAGCTTCCTTGGAACGGTTACAACCTTTGTTAGTAGTCAGAGGTTTAAAATCTTCCTTGAAAGATCAAACTCAAACCATTGAGGGAGAATATCGACAAGGGAAATTTGTTCCCTCAGCCAATCAACCCCAACGACGGTTAAAAACAGCCTTTGAATTACAAGTCTTACTTCCTTTGAGTCCAGAACAAGCTAAAGCCGCTGTCGAAGCTGCTAAACCTGCCGAAACTCCGGCTGAACCGCCAAAATAG
- a CDS encoding YidH family protein yields MTQPPNNSETHKQLSTNDLAEDRTELAKYRSRAAADRTLMAWIRTSLSLIGFGFGIPTIVRTIEQTHLTPKLDPVRFSVIVGLSFIGTGMLGMALGLREHRRLLQQIESDRYTYETSHSTEIIGVALLVIGFISFIGVIVKSLMF; encoded by the coding sequence ATGACTCAACCCCCCAACAACTCAGAAACCCATAAACAGCTTTCTACTAATGATTTAGCCGAAGATCGTACCGAACTCGCTAAATACCGCAGTCGCGCCGCCGCTGATCGGACTTTAATGGCTTGGATACGCACTTCCCTATCCTTAATTGGTTTTGGTTTTGGTATTCCTACTATTGTCAGAACTATTGAACAAACCCACCTGACTCCTAAACTTGATCCGGTGCGATTTTCTGTTATTGTTGGACTGTCTTTTATTGGGACGGGAATGCTAGGAATGGCTTTAGGACTGAGAGAACATCGTCGGTTACTTCAACAAATAGAAAGCGATCGCTATACTTATGAAACTTCCCACAGTACAGAAATTATCGGGGTTGCTTTACTGGTGATTGGGTTCATCAGTTTTATTGGGGTGATCGTTAAATCTCTCATGTTTTAA
- a CDS encoding anaerobic sulfatase maturase: MGTRPKNAPLAFHLLAKPTGAICNLDCQYCFFLAKEQLYPGSKFRMTDEVLENYIQQLLESHQTPEVTVAWQGGEPTLMGLEFFERSLELVEKYKKPGQQIIHTLQTNGTKLDDQWGRFFKQQNFLIGLSIDGPQPFHDVYRVDKRGRGSFEQVMQGWKILKKHQVDVNILCTVNAVNSNHPLEVYRFFRDHLGVEFIQFIPIIERVNADGSTLIQSGHQVTERSVKPEQFGQFLIAIFDQWVRRDVGKIFIQHFDAALANWVGVQPGVCIFSKTCGTALALEHNGDLYSCDHFVEPDYKLGNIQETHMIELIASEKQYQFGQAKFDSLPNYCHNCEVRFACNGGCPKNRFIETPDGEAGLNYLCAGYKAFFTHINQPMTMMAELLRQGRYADEVMQLLAQKRQQKPVGFGKN, encoded by the coding sequence ATGGGAACCCGACCGAAGAACGCGCCTCTGGCTTTTCATTTGCTGGCAAAACCTACTGGGGCAATTTGTAATTTGGATTGTCAGTATTGCTTTTTCTTAGCTAAAGAGCAACTGTATCCGGGTAGCAAGTTTCGCATGACCGATGAGGTATTGGAGAACTATATTCAGCAGTTGTTAGAATCCCATCAAACCCCAGAAGTGACGGTTGCTTGGCAGGGAGGAGAACCAACATTAATGGGGTTAGAATTTTTTGAGCGATCGCTAGAATTAGTAGAAAAATATAAGAAACCCGGACAGCAAATTATTCATACTCTGCAAACGAATGGCACAAAACTCGATGATCAGTGGGGACGATTTTTTAAACAGCAGAATTTCTTAATTGGACTCAGTATTGATGGCCCCCAACCGTTCCATGATGTCTATCGGGTGGATAAGCGGGGACGGGGTAGTTTTGAACAGGTGATGCAGGGTTGGAAAATCTTAAAAAAACATCAGGTTGATGTTAATATTCTCTGTACTGTTAATGCGGTTAATAGTAATCATCCGTTAGAAGTTTATCGCTTTTTTCGAGATCATTTAGGGGTTGAATTTATCCAGTTTATTCCAATTATTGAACGGGTCAATGCAGATGGTTCAACGTTAATTCAATCGGGTCATCAAGTAACAGAACGATCAGTTAAACCTGAACAGTTTGGACAATTTCTGATCGCTATTTTTGATCAGTGGGTGCGACGAGATGTAGGTAAAATCTTTATTCAACATTTTGACGCGGCTTTGGCAAATTGGGTGGGTGTGCAACCAGGGGTTTGTATTTTTTCTAAAACCTGTGGAACGGCGTTAGCGTTAGAGCATAATGGGGATCTGTATTCCTGTGATCACTTTGTTGAACCGGACTATAAACTGGGTAATATTCAGGAAACCCACATGATCGAGTTAATTGCATCTGAAAAACAATATCAATTTGGTCAGGCTAAATTTGATTCTTTGCCGAACTATTGTCATAATTGTGAGGTGCGTTTTGCCTGTAATGGGGGTTGTCCGAAAAACCGCTTTATTGAAACCCCGGATGGAGAAGCAGGTTTAAATTATTTATGTGCGGGATATAAAGCTTTTTTTACTCATATTAATCAACCGATGACGATGATGGCAGAATTATTGCGTCAAGGTCGTTATGCGGATGAAGTGATGCAACTGTTGGCACAAAAACGACAGCAAAAACCCGTTGGATTTGGTAAGAATTAG